Below is a genomic region from Acidobacteriota bacterium.
GTCAGGGTTAATCCAGGAACGAGCACAATCAACCCGCCCAACGTGGTGATGTAGACCGAAATCGGAGCAAAAACCTGAGTTGCTACAATCGCCAGGACTGAGGCAATAATGGCTGAAACCGGGTCAAACACCCGCGAAAGGTTTGGGTATTTGCCAGCCAACCAGGCAAAAATCCCGAGTGACATTCCAATCACGGTTGCCATCAGAATTTCACGCCAGCCGCCTCCCAAAAATCTCGAAGCCGCACCTGAAGAAATCCCAAAGCAGATCGCCGTCAAAAAATCACCATACCGGGGCTGGGCGGCTACGATTTCATCAATTTGTTGAGCCCCTTCACCCGGCGTCAGGGTACCGTCTAAAACCTGCTCAGCCAGAGTGTCGAGCAGAACAAGTTTTTCCAGATTGACTTCGCCGGGTTCGACGCGGATGAGCGTGGTGCGCTGTTCTTCAGGATCGCCAAAGGAGGCAAAAATGCTGGTTGGGGTTGAAAAAAACTGGCCTTCCAACCCCAGTGTGTTTGAGATGTCAACGAGTGTGTCTTCCAGGCGATGGGCCGGGGTGCCGTATTGATGGAGGGCTTTTCCAAGTTTGAGGACAAACGCGATACTTGACGTCTCAGCCTTCAGTGCCTGGGTAACCAGTTTGGGAAGTGCATCGGCAATCGAGAAATCATCAACTGGAGCTGGCGGGGCAGACGAAAAATCTTGCATA
It encodes:
- a CDS encoding threonine/serine exporter family protein, with product MQDFSSAPPAPVDDFSIADALPKLVTQALKAETSSIAFVLKLGKALHQYGTPAHRLEDTLVDISNTLGLEGQFFSTPTSIFASFGDPEEQRTTLIRVEPGEVNLEKLVLLDTLAEQVLDGTLTPGEGAQQIDEIVAAQPRYGDFLTAICFGISSGAASRFLGGGWREILMATVIGMSLGIFAWLAGKYPNLSRVFDPVSAIIASVLAIVATQVFAPISVYITTLGGLIVLVPGLTLTVAMNELAQRSLVAGTARLMSAILLLIEIGFGVALGTQIQRILPTVSMFQRPEMLPWWTEPLALLIAPLSLAVLFRARPKDMGWILLSALVGFWGARTGAWMLGPELGVCLGALLVGLAGNLYNKYKKRPAAVLLVPGIMLLVPGSVGYGSVAKFLEKDVVSGVEAAFRMILVAIALVTGLLLANTTMPPRKAL